One Vitis riparia cultivar Riparia Gloire de Montpellier isolate 1030 chromosome 4, EGFV_Vit.rip_1.0, whole genome shotgun sequence genomic window carries:
- the LOC117913465 gene encoding putative calcium-transporting ATPase 13, plasma membrane-type encodes MSNILHVNLSCIESILDVPVTLSRPNKKWHSAFATIYCSRALHSLLNKKKSSKLPLSTPSFVVLSVEPHVAFSNIDHTSLTAVVKEKNLDQLRELGGVEGVADALKTDTKNGIHGAVEDVAERQETFGSNTYLRPPTKSFFYFVLEAFKDLTILILLACATLSLGFGIKEHGLKEGWYDGGSIFVAVFLVISVSAVSNFRQNRQFEKLSKVSNNIEVEVVRDGHRQKISIFEIVVGDVVCLKIGDQVPADGLFLDGHSLQVDESSMTGESDHVQVNSTQNPFLFSGTKVADGYAQMLVTSVGMNTIWGEMMSTISRNINEQTPLQARLNKLTSSIGKVGLAIAFLVLFVLVVRYFTGNTEDENGNQEFYGSKTKADDIVNAMVRIIAAAVTIVVVAIPEGLPLAVTLTLAYSMKKMMADQAMVRKLPACETMGSATTICTDKTGTLTLNQMKVTKYWLGKEPVEDSSSIASNVLKLIQQGVALNTTGSIYRATSGSEFEFSGSPTEKAILSWAVLELDMDMERLKQNHTILHVEAFNSEKKRSGILMRKKADNKMHVHWKGAAEMILAMCSSYYDASGSMKDLDDAERMTFEQIIQGMAASSLRCIAFAHKQIPEEEQEISEGWQRLTEDSLTLIGLVGIKDPCRPRVRKAVEDCQYAGVNVKMITGDNVFTTRAIATECGILRPDRDMNSEAVVEGEVFRKYTPEERMEKVDKICVMARSSPFDKLLMVQCLKQKGHVVAVTGDGTNDAPALKEADIGLSMGIQGTEVAKDSSDIIILDDNFASVATVLRWGRCVYNNIQKFIQFQLTVNVAALVINFVAAVSAGEVPLTAVQLLWVNLIMDTLGALALATEQPTKELMEKPPVGRTEPLISNIMWRNILAQALYQIAVLLTLQFTGESIFGVSEKVKNTLIFNTFVLCQVFNEFNARKLEKKNVFKGLHKNKLFLGIIGMTIILQVVMVEFLKKFADTERLNWGQWGACIGIAAASWPIGWVVKGIPVSDKPFLSYLKW; translated from the coding sequence ATGTCTAACATTTTGCATGTTAACTTAAGTTGCATAGAGTCCATACTCGATGTGCCAGTCACCCTTAGCAGACCCAACAAGAAATGGCATTCGGCCTTTGCTACCATCTATTGTTCCAGGGCCCTCCATTCTCTTCTCAATAAGAAGAAAAGCAGCAAACTCCCGCTTAGTACTCCTTCCTTTGTTGTCCTCAGTGTTGAGCCCCACGTTGCCTTCTCAAACATTGATCACACAAGCCTCACTGCAGTGGTGAAGGAGAAAAACTTAGATCAACTTCGCGAATTGGGAGGAGTTGAAGGTGTGGCTGACGCTCTAAAAACCGATACCAAAAATGGCATCCATGGTGCTGTTGAAGATGTAGCTGAAAGGCAGGAAACGTTCGGTTCAAACACATACCTGAGGCCGCCTACTAAAAGCTTCTTCTACTTTGTGTTGGAAGCTTTTAAGGATCTTACCATTCTCATACTTCTAGCTTGTGCCACACTCTCCCTCGGTTTCGGAATTAAAGAGCATGGGCTGAAGGAAGGGTGGTATGATGGTGGAAGCATATTCGTTGCTGTCTTTCTAGTCATTTCTGTTTCTGCTGTGAGTAACTTCAGGCAAAACCGACAGTTCGAAAAGTTGTCTAAAGTCAGCAACAACATCGAGGTTGAGGTCGTTAGAGATGGGCATCGTCAGaagatttctatttttgaaatcgTTGTTGGTGATGTTGTTTGCTTAAAAATCGGTGACCAAGTTCCTGCTGATGGCTTATTCTTGGACGGCCATTCACTACAAGTGGATGAATCCAGCATGACCGGGGAGAGCGACCATGTACAAGTTAATAGCACCCAGAATCCATTCTTGTTTTCTGGAACCAAAGTGGCTGATGGATATGCTCAAATGCTCGTGACTTCTGTTGGTATGAACACAATATGGGGGGAGATGATGAGCACAATCAGCCGCAACATTAATGAACAAACACCCCTACAAGCCCGTCTTAACAAGCTGACTTCTTCAATAGGCAAGGTTGGTTTGGCCATTGCTTTTCTAGTTCTTTTCGTGTTGGTGGTTCGCTACTTCACCGGGAATACAGAAGATGAGAACGGAAATCAGGAGTTCTATGGTAGCAAGACAAAGGCTGATGATATAGTGAACGCCATGGTCAGAATCATTGCTGCAGCAGTTACCATTGTGGTTGTGGCAATTCCAGAAGGCTTGCCTTTGGCCGTCACGCTCACACTTGCTTATtcaatgaagaaaatgatggcTGACCAGGCTATGGTTCGGAAGCTTCCTGCCTGTGAGACCATGGGTTCTGCAACTACAATTTGTACTGATAAAACAGGTACCCTTACTCTGAACCAGATGAAGGTGACAAAGTATTGGCTTGGCAAAGAACCTGTTGAAGATTCCTCTTCAATTGCCTCAAATGTTCTCAAACTGATTCAACAAGGAGTTGCTCTGAACACAACTGGTAGCATTTACAGGGCCACTTCAGGATCTGAATTCGAGTTCTCTGGTAGTCCCACAGAAAAAGCCATACTTTCTTGGGCTGTTCTGGAACTTGATATGGATATGGAGAGACTAAAGCAGAATCATACCATTCTTCATGTTGAAGCCTTCAATTCAGAGAAGAAAAGAAGCGGGATTTTAATGAGGAAGAAGGCTGACAACAAAATGCATGTGCACTGGAAGGGAGCAGCAGAGATGATATTAGCAATGTGTTCAAGTTACTATGATGCTTCTGGAAGCATGAAAGATCTGGATGATGCTGAAAGGATGACATTTGAGCAAATAATTCAAGGTATGGCCGCTAGCAGCCTCCGTTGCATTGCTTTTGCACATAAACAAATTCCTGAGGAAGAGCAGGAAATTAGCGAAGGCTGGCAAAGGCTAACAGAAGACAGCTTGACCCTCATAGGACTTGTGGGGATAAAAGACCCATGTAGACCAAGGGTAAGAAAAGCTGTGGAGGATTGCCAATACGCTGGAGTGAATGTCAAAATGATTACCGGTGATAATGTCTTCACTACAAGAGCAATAGCCACTGAATGTGGAATACTAAGACCTGATCGAGACATGAATAGTGAAGCAGTGGTAGAAGGTGAGGTTTTCCGGAAGTACACCCCAGAGGAGAGAATGGAGAAAGTGGATAAAATCTGTGTGATGGCTAGATCCTCTCCCTTTGATAAACTTCTCATGGTACAATGCCTGAAACAGAAAGGCCATGTGGTTGCAGTGACAGGTGATGGCACAAATGATGCACCAGCATTAAAAGAAGCCGACATAGGCCTTTCCATGGGGATTCAGGGCACAGAAGTGGCAAAGGACAGTTCAGATATCATCATCTTGGATGATAATTTTGCTTCAGTGGCAACAGTCTTGAGATGGGGAAGATGTGTTTATAACAATATCCAGAAATTCATCCAGTTTCAGCTGACTGTGAATGTTGCAGCCCTGGTAATCAACTTTGTGGCAGCAGTTTCAGCTGGTGAGGTTCCATTGACAGCAGTGCAGTTATTGTGGGTGAACTTGATCATGGACACATTAGGCGCCCTGGCCCTCGCCACAGAGCAACCCACCAAGGAGCTGATGGAGAAACCACCCGTGGGTCGGACAGAGCCACTTATCTCCAACATCATGTGGCGGAATATATTAGCCCAAGCTTTGTATCAGATAGCTGTCCTCTTGACCCTACAGTTCACAGGAGAATCAATCTTTGGAGTGAGCGAGAAGGTAAAGAATACCTTGATATTCAATACTTTTGTGCTTTGCCAAGTCTTCAATGAATTCAATGCAAGGAAGCTCGAGAAGAAGAATGTGTTTAAGGGGCTACATAAGAACAAGCTATTTTTGGGGATCATTGGGATGACCATTATCCTTCAGGTGGTTATGGTggagtttttgaagaaatttgcaGATACAGAGAGGTTAAATTGGGGACAATGGGGTGCATGCATTGGAATTGCTGCAGCATCTTGGCCAATTGGTTGGGTTGTCAAGGGCATACCTGTTTCAGATAAACCATTCCTAAGCTATCTAAAGTGGTAG